In Mangifera indica cultivar Alphonso chromosome 7, CATAS_Mindica_2.1, whole genome shotgun sequence, the genomic window TGAAATTTAATCCTAGTACAACATCAAAAAATTTATCCAGTAATGCTTCAAAAATGTCTTTCTGAGCAATGGACCTAGTATTGTTTGGACTcaaaaacaattcaaattgaatcctAGATGCATTAAGAGAACAAACCCGAACTCTGGGAGAAATCAGCAGCCAAATCTGAGAGACTGAAGTTTCGGGGAATCTGACCTAAAAATCCAAATGAAGATGGGTCCGCATCTAAAAGTGATTCATTCAGGGTTTGAGAGGTGGAGTCTACACTACTAAAAGATGTAACAGATGCATCTGCAATAGATGGACGTGGTTCCAGGACATTGCCATCAGCGCCAAACATATAAGGGGATGAGGAACTTCCTGAATATCCCACTTCTGATTTGATCATCCCCCCATTCATCCCTTGCATAAGACCTATGCTCTGAGTTGAAAGCAAATTAGGTTGGGCATCAATCCTGTTCGCTCGGGCAGACATGTCAACAGAGGACCGCAAACTTGTACTTAATGACAATCCTCCATTAGTAAATGAATTGGGTAAACCAGAACCAATTTGATGGTGCATGTTTTCTAGCTTTATATTGGGTCCACTCGGCTCTGCAGGAAAGCATACTGAATTCTGGTGCACTGTTAAAGAGACTAATGTAAGTTGTgattttaaaaagaaacaaagaagccATATAAGACTTTGAGTTGTATCATGTATTCTGGAAAACTACAGCATGGTATCAGACATTTTCTTTCAAAGAAGTATTTTCATGAGTTTTCCAAGGAAAAACTGCATGAAATTTCATCACTCTGACATAGAAACTCAACAAGGTTGATTTAGCTAAGCAAATTTAGATGACAAATTCATCaaggtaaaatcattaaaattgtGGGAAAGTTTCTCTATTATTTGTACCTTTGTTACCATTTCAGTAATCAgtgattattaattaaatattgtagCTCGAAGAAACTTATAATTTTGCTGGTTAATTTTATTGAGAAGCTTGGATCTTTTACTTAATAGGTTTTGGAAAAGAAACATAGAAGATTAGGGTGAGATTAATttacaattcaaatgaaattctttactttaaaaaacaaagtataccaataatttcttttaccataataacattaaaaattaagtttccaatttcaaataaaattgcGAAATGTAGTCTACCTTATAAGACTCATCAAATACtgtttttactcttttttacttttaaagatTCATCCAAACTATGTGCAAGTCCTTAACAACTGTTTATGGATCATGAACCTAACATCTTCTTATATATCACCTGATATAAGATATGAATCAGAATGCCAAGGGAACTAATTGCTTTACCTATTAATACTAGGAAAAAGCACACATAAAAAAAGGATAGGTTTTTCACCAATGCAAAGCAGGCAGAGTAAGCATGCAAAATAAAGGCTAAAAGTGATCTTACAAGTTGGGACATTAGAGCCATTTGAATTAGGTATTGGAGCAACTCCAGTTGGATGAATTTGACTCATCAACTGCACCTGTTGCTCAAGCAGCCTATTAAATTCCATAATTTGATGCTTTACCATCAACCTCAAATAATAAGCCTTGAAGAATTCTCGATTCTCTTCTTCAAGCTTTTGCCAAACTGCAAAGCAAGcaaaatttcaaactcacaaGTTGacttaaagaataaaatacaGGATAGAAACTAAGATAACACCACTTTTTGGATACTGGCAGAAATATATAGATGCATCCTAAACGTCACAAGTTATCTGATGCATCCCAGTCTGCCAAAAAAAGAGTATGAAACCCTAAAAATGTACATAATAATTACATCCATCTCTGTGGCCTCAAAAGAGAGTTacgaaatatcataaaataaagttaCCAATTTCAAGCAGTAGCTAAAAGTTAGTAAAGAGTTATTCTGAATATCTAGATCGACATAAAATAGCTCCGCTGTCTATCATAACAATAATGACTCTAGATGCTAAAATATATCCAACAATACTAATTTAAGCAATCAGCAAACAGAACTTGAATTATGTTACTTCCCCCGTGCCTCTACCAGCTTGATACTATTTTGCCAAAGCCATATATATTCACCTTGAGTACTACATTAGCACATCCACTATCCAACTTATGATACTGCTCCTCTCAAGACCCATAAAGCACAGCAATTACATAACTCCATGAGGAGCCTCTTGTCCATACCAAAATAAATGTCCAGTGTTAACTGTTACCATTTTCAGACATCTAGCTATGTAAAGAAATTGGTTAACCAAATGAAAAgcctaaaataagaaaaaaaaaaaatcctctgtTCATATAGAAACTGCACACTGTACTTTCTTTGGATtcttaaaaagtaaaaatccaaaattagaGTTAGGAGAATTTTTTGCAGCAAATAGGGATAGGAACACCATTAGCTGTTTGATaagaatatacaacaaaaaatttCTCCATAAGCCGCTTAAATGACTGTACAATAACAAATCAAAGAAGCTTGCATAATTATACTAGTCCAGATACCTCATtaaaaaaccagaaaaaaaaaaaagaagaagaaagtttcATGTCTGTAGCAACCACTGAACTTCTATgccaaaaattacaaaacaaccTACTCTGAGTCTCTGCAAGTAATCGACTCCCTTCTAAACAGTGGAAGGTTCCGAAGAAAAGTAAGCCTGCACTATGAAATTTGGTTCTGTAACACACAAACAATCAAGACAGCTATTCAAAATTACTGAAACTATAATCCAGATGTGAAAgtactttatttttaatcatattattccCCTCTagaaaacttgaattttgtgGAGCTGTAAATTTTGCAGTTTATCACTCAATTAATCAGCCCTCTATTTGGAAAGATAGAGAAAGAATGGAAGACAGATATTAACAACCAGAGAATTTAAAGTGTAAAAACAGCAAACAAGAATCTTAACAGATTTGATCTATTTGTCCAATAAAGCTAAGAAAAAAGTTCCATACTGCTGCCCTAACAAATGTGATAATTTAgtcaatttaaaaactaactttccAGAATGTCTAACAGAACATGAATGCTTAAGACTTTGTGgaacaaaaaattgaatgaaaaaagcAATGGTTCTAGAAAAACACCCATCAAACagaacataaaaaacaaaaaagagtttAGAAGTAAATAATGACACCATACACTTACATGGAAATTAGcaacaaaatattttgaacaagaaaaataaaggggccaaattataaactaaagtCACTCAGAGGAGTTAAACTGGGCATTGTGACTTCTGCAAAgcattaaaactgaaaaattacCAAGTTCAGTGAAACCAGGCTCTATCTTTGCCTGAGCTAGTAGAGTTTCCACTACTTCCTTCTGGTTCATATATAACTGAAGGCATCGTTCTATAAGATTTTGTACCTGATATAAAaaaccaataaaccaaaaacacacacacatcaggctaacaaaaaaattactaCAGATAAGGGTTTGTAATGCATATTTGACAAGAAAACttaaaatgaaatatcaatAAGAAAAggtaagagaagaaaattttaaattgattaactATTCTGAGTTGATTAAATGATTGCTTGATAACTCAACTATGGGATTTATTTCACCAGTGTGTAACAATATCAATAGTGCTCAAGGGCTTTGGATGTAATCTCTTATGTGATCAACTGCTCTCCATTTATCCATTCATGTttcccaaaataatttttaaaaaaaaaatttaaacctcCAAAAAAGGGCTTGCCGTAGACTAGTCATATTGCCAATAGCGTATCTAAATGAAACAGTGCTCAGTCTTGAATCACGAGGCCAAGgaaaaatatcttaaaaggTTAACAAACAAGGGAAAGCTTCCGCCTTAATTTCTAGAAACTTTTTcgttttgtctttttttaaatacgaaacctattgaattaataattgtaatattttttaagtaattcatATTCTTTTCAGAAAGCTCCTCGACCAACCGACATGAAAGTAAGCAGCTAAAATTCTCCCCCAGAAAAGAACcaagaaaatagtaatttcgTAAATTTCCCGCGGCTAAATCATCTTATCGATTCTCCGTTCTAGTTACCACATATTTCTATaagtaaaactaaaattaaaaataaaaaatcaacaaagatTACAAATGGAAGATTAACAAACAGAGTCAAATAGCTGAGCATCTTTACCAACTGTATATCCTGACGTGAGACTCTCCTCACCGGTCCACTCGACATCTTCAAGTTCCAATGCAAAAACAAGGACAACTCATACAACTTCTAAATCAAGCATAACATCACAAGCCGTGATCACCACAAATCAGCTCaaccaaaaaaaacaaaaaaaacttacaaaaaaattcaaaacgaTTAGCTATAAGTGAACGCGCGAAGAAGTAAGATATGGAGTACTCGATCTACACCTAAATTCGATAGCAACGATACCTGAGAGAAGGATAACGAAAGGAAGGAAGCTTCGTGGTTGCCTTCCGATAGTGGGGAGACAATTTTAATCGAATTGAACTTGTTTCCTTTTTAAGATCAAGGTGCTcttattttattcctttttttttttttttaaatcttgaaataaattttaaaaaatggaataTTGGTATATGTTCTTCTGGTCCAGTAGAATCTGATAGTTACATTTAGATCCTTGCCAGGTAtccatttttgaaatatttttgtaaaattctaaaacatatagtatacaaataatatattgaaattagcacataaacatattataaaatataatatatatatatatatatataatgtgatataatatataaattagtacaaattaatatatttttttaaaaaggatGACGtggaaatatatttaaaaaatttttaaatgttaaaaatatttttaaaattttataataatattttttaaattatatatatcatgattatggataaaaaaatttttatcacacGTTTGATTATTTCCTGAAAAATATTTGATTGTTCCAAATGTTTACCagaattttcagttaaatatcGTTTAcgttaaaaaataaagattttgatgTCAAAGAGCTCCTCCTACCTCATCAGGGACCAAGAAATGTTGGTGGAGATGACACGTGGAATGCGGGAAAAAGGGGGTCCCACTTAGAGGATCAAATTGTGATGGCGACTTTTTAAACATTTGATGGGGATATATTTTTGGataattgtttaaaataattttatttgtcttCTCCGTGAGTACAGTTTATATGATCAATCGTATTAAATAACAAGACACAGACAGTTTTCATTTTTAACCTATCAATACTTaacaaaaatcaatcatttacCTATGATTTTCAGCTTTCATGATCAAATTCTCataaaatatgacaaaagtCTAACAAGAAACTTTAATAAATCCAAATATgaagatatatattttgtttgtttgtttttttaagttaatgttTCACGAGATTTGCAGGGGGAAAGGGATTGAAATTGGTATGCACAACCGGAATTCAGAGGTAGGTGTAATTtggttgattaaatttaaaccgaatttgtttaagtttaaatttgattcgaataagtttaacttaaataagctcaaactcaagctcaaatctaaaagtttaatattttcaaattcaaactttaaggTGTACAACTCGTCCAACTCAtgaacttaaaatttttgatatcaaatgataatattttaaccaatataaaaatgatatcattttaataatgagttaaattaaaaacttgaatcaaacttaaactcaaccttttaaaatgagtcaaactcgagctcatATGAaacgagcttgagctcaaattcgaactcaattctatacaaattgaatcaaacttaaacttgactTAATTCAAATCCATACTTAGCTCTAATAGATAAATTTACGAGATTATAACACTTAaaactattataatttttttctattaaaaaaatcaaa contains:
- the LOC123221760 gene encoding uncharacterized protein LOC123221760 isoform X3, with amino-acid sequence MNQKEVVETLLAQAKIEPGFTELVWQKLEEENREFFKAYYLRLMVKHQIMEFNRLLEQQVQLMSQIHPTGVAPIPNSNGSNVPTLHQNSVCFPAEPSGPNIKLENMHHQIGSGLPNSFTNGGLSLSTSLRSSVDMSARANRIDAQPNLLSTQSIGLMQGMNGGMIKSEVGYSGSSSSPYMFGADGNVLEPRPSIADASVTSFSSVDSTSQTLNESLLDADPSSFGFLGQIPRNFSLSDLAADFSQSSDILESYPRSPFLGTDGDNFLDSREREHQGDNRRLDTISEGITYEDFGSE
- the LOC123221760 gene encoding uncharacterized protein LOC123221760 isoform X1, with product MSSGPVRRVSRQDIQLVQNLIERCLQLYMNQKEVVETLLAQAKIEPGFTELVWQKLEEENREFFKAYYLRLMVKHQIMEFNRLLEQQVQLMSQIHPTGVAPIPNSNGSNVPTLHQNSVCFPAEPSGPNIKLENMHHQIGSGLPNSFTNGGLSLSTSLRSSVDMSARANRIDAQPNLLSTQSIGLMQGMNGGMIKSEVGYSGSSSSPYMFGADGNVLEPRPSIADASVTSFSSVDSTSQTLNESLLDADPSSFGFLGQIPRNFSLSDLAADFSQSSDILESYPRSPFLGTDGDNFLDSREREHQGDNRRLDTISEGITYEDFGSE
- the LOC123221760 gene encoding uncharacterized protein LOC123221760 isoform X2, with the translated sequence MSSGPVRRVSRQDIQLVQNLIERCLQLYMNQKEVVETLLAQAKIEPGFTELVWQKLEEENREFFKAYYLRLMVKHQIMEFNRLLEQQVQLMSQIHPTGVAPIPNSNGSNVPTLHQNSVCFPAEPSGPNIKLENMHHQIGSGLPNSFTNGGLSLSTSLRSSVDMSARANRIDAQPNLLSTQSIGLMQGMNGGMIKSEVGYSGSSSSPYMFGADGNVLEPRPSIADASVTSFSSVDSTSQTLNESLLDADPSSFGFLDILESYPRSPFLGTDGDNFLDSREREHQGDNRRLDTISEGITYEDFGSE